ACCTCGGCCAGGGAGATCTCCTCGGCGGGGCGGGCCAGCCAGTAGCCGCCCTCCGGGCCACGCTGGGCGTGCACGATGCCGCCGCGACGCAGCTGCAGCAGGATGCTCTCCAGGAATTTCGGCGGGATCTCCTGGGCACGGGCGATCTGGTCGGCCGTGACCGGCCGGCCGCGCCCAGGACCACTGGCCGTCGCGGCAAGCTCGGCGGCCGCGCGGAGGGCATAGTCGACCCGGGCGGATAGGCGCATGCCGGCAAGGTTAGTCGCTGGTCAGCCGGCTGGGCGGGCGACCCTCGGCCGATCGGGTACGCATCGATGGAAACCTGTGCCGCTCGCGCCCGTTCCCGCCACCGATGCGCAGCGGTGAAGCGCGTCATGATCCACCGCGCGGTGGGGGCCGAAATGCTGTTCTGGAGCGTCCTTATGCTGGGCGGGAGTACGAATGTCTGGCCGTTTACGTGGCCGCCGGCAAGATATAGATAAACACCCGGGTGTGCTCGGGGGGAAGGCAATATGATGACCGATGTCGCCACACGCAC
This portion of the Micromonospora zamorensis genome encodes:
- a CDS encoding RrF2 family transcriptional regulator; translation: MRLSARVDYALRAAAELAATASGPGRGRPVTADQIARAQEIPPKFLESILLQLRRGGIVHAQRGPEGGYWLARPAEEISLAEVIRVIDGPLAHVRGQRPEQLGYHGPARALQEVWIALRASEREILDLVSIADVAAGTLPARVTELVADPRAWI